The genomic window GTTTTGCTAATGGTAACAGTTTTGATTATTCCCTTAACTAGTCTGTGAAATACTGCCTTCACTTCACCGATTTTAGGAATCTTTAACTTTTTATCTACAACAGTGACGCTTTGTGGATACTGAATAGACTGCTTATCAAATTTTGATTTAAACTTGGGAAACTTAGCCCGTCCATCAAAAAAGTTTTTGTAAGCTTTGTCTAGGTTAATAGCTACGCACTGCAAAACTGACGAATAGCAATCTTGCTTTAACCAAGAATACTCTACTTTTAATTGAGGTAGTAAACCCTTGTATACACTCATTTTTAATGACTTTCCAGTTTCTTCATAGTGTTGAATGCAAGCATTGAGTGCATAGTTCCAATACCACCTTGCACAACCAAACGATTTGGCTAAACTTTCTCTTTGTTCGGTTGTTGGGTATAGCCTCACCTTAATTGCTTTCAAAACTTTTCATCACCTCCTTGTTGCACCTATGATACCATCAACGAGGATATTATGAGGAGATTTTATGAAAGACGATTATTTAAGAATTCGGATGAGCAAACGTAGGATGGATAAGCTTCGGTTATATGCAATTATGAAAGATACAACAATGACTCACGTTATTGAAGACCTTATTGACTCGTTAAAAATCCCAGAGACAGGTAATCAGGGCGCTGTCCCCACTCCTGCGTTAACCGATGGTCAACAATTGTTTCTTGACGCACCCTGATTACCCCAAAATTCATCCCACACTGCCCTGTCGGGTCAGATGTGGGGCTTGTTTTGGTTCAAGCTAAAACCTGGAAGTCAAGCGCTCAGTGATTCCGGTTCTCTACCCGATATTTCTAGAACGCGCTTCAACCAATTTTCTGTTTGTTGAGCAGCAGATAGCTTTTCTGTAGCATCCGACCAGATTGTATCCCACTTAAACAGCCAGCGCGTCAAAACCCGAACTAAGTCAACTAACTCTGCGGCTCGGTCAACCAACAATTAATGGGTAATAATTCAATAATGTTAGCGGCACAAAATGTAATCGTTTAGTTTCTTGGTTTCTCTACTACTCCCATTTTCGATAAAATAACTTAGCAGATCACCAAGGAACAGGTTCAGAATCATGCCTCACGCTAGTATTGGGATTATTGGTGGTAGCGGTCTGTATAAAATGGATGCGCTCAAAGATTTAGAAGAGGTGCGAGTCGAGACTCCCTTTGGTTCACCATCGGATGCTTTGATTCTGGGGACTTTGGATGGTACAGAGGTAGCTTTTTTGGCGCGTCATGGTCGCAATCACACGCTTTTACCATCTGAGTTACCGTTTCGCGCTAATATCTATGCGATGAAGCAATTGGGTGTGAAGTATTTAATTTCAGCTAGCGCTGTGGGTTCCTTGAAGGAAGAGGCGAAACCATTGGATATGGTGGTGCCAGATCAGTTTATTGACAGAACTAAAAATCGGATTTCAACGTTTTTCGGTGAGGGAATTGTTGCTCACATTGCCTTTGGCGATCCGATATGTAAGAACTTGGCTGTTGTGTTGGCAGATGCGATCGCATCTCTAAATTTACCACAAGTTACTCTGCATCGCGGCGGTACTTATGTGTGCATGGAAGGGCCAGCTTTTTCCACTAAGGCAGAATCGAATCTTTACCGCAGTTGGGGTGCAACAATCATTGGGATGACGAATTTACCAGAGGCGAAGTTGGCAAGGGAAGCCGAAATTGCCTATGCAACCTTAGCGCTAGTAACAGATTACGATTGTTGGCATCCAGATCACGATAGTGTGACAGTGGAGATAGTGCTTGGCAATTTGCTGCGGAATGCTGTGAATGCTCAAAAGGTGATTCAAGAAACTGTGCGGCGCTTGAGTGAAAATCCACCACCGAGTGAGGCGCATTCGGCGTTGCAGTATGCGATTTTGACTCAGTTGGATAAAGTACCAGCGGCGACGAAGGAAAAGTTAGGGTTATTGTTGCAGAAGTATTTGTAATATTGGTGATGATGGCGCACCATCCAATATTACAGGCGATGTCTACGACGGGCTGTGACGCTCGTGACGCTCGTTGCGCGGTCTCATCGTCTCCTTTTGGGAGATGACTCGCTCTAAGCGAACGCAAGAGCGTCTCTAAGAGTTGCCATGCCGTTGGCGAACAGCGAACAGCGTGTCGCAAGACTTGCCCAAGGGACGCGAACAGCGTCTCCCCTTCTCCCAAAGCTATCCATTACCCGGATCTTTCTTACAGCAGTTTTCATATATTTGAACCACATCTGTCGTAGGGGCGCAAGGCCTTGCGCCTCTACCGCGTGGTCTATTTACTGTAAGGTAGATTCTGAGGGGATGGCAGAAGTAAATCAAGACGACATGATTGAGAAAACAGACAAGAAATGTAGGTAAGGGCGTTCGAGTGGGATACGATCGCTCAAAGAGCAATCATTAGCGATAAAAATTGAGATCGGGAATATGAGTGGAGAAGTTTCCAGGTAGCGGCAATATCGTGTAATCGGCGCAATCCGCGCCAAATAGTTTTCACACCAGGTTCACCATCAGCTTTTCGGCCCAAAAAGCTACCAAGCTCTTGTGAGGTGGGCAACATGAGCACCTTAATTATGCAAGTTAAATGTCGAATAGCTTACTACCTAAAACCGCCCCTTTCCGACTTGGAGAGGCACAGACTTGAACAAAAGTTAAAGGCAGGGAGAGGTTTCTCAAACTCACGTGAAATTACAATTTTTTCTTATATTTTGATTTTTGATTTTAATTAGTTTAACTATTAATAATCTGTTCCACTGTAACAGAAATATCTGGAAATGCTAGCGGTTGAATTGTTTCCGCAGTTAATGTTAGTTTTGTTGTATACTCTCCGTCTAAGATTTCTCGAAACACCACTAGGTGTAGCTTTTTGAGATTAACAACCCAATACTCCAAAATACCTGCTTCGGCGTAGATTTTGCTTTTTCTCTCTAAATCTTTTTCTAAACTGGAGTTAGCATACTCAATCAACCAGAAAATATTTTCTGGATAGGGATGATGCTCTCGATACTCGCGTCCTAAACGTTGGACAATGGCAATATCTGGTTCTGGTTCCGAGTCGTTGGGTAAGGTGATAGGCTTGGCATGACGAATTTTGGCGCGTTCAGCCAATAACTTTGCTAGATATTCACCAGATTCATCACTACAATAAGCATGGGGTTCCCCTTCCGGCGACATTTCGACAATTTCTCCCTTAAGTAGTTCAACTTTGCGATCGCTCAAAATGCCAGCATCAATCATCCGGTGATATTCGTCAATCGTCCACTTAGCAACAATAACAGTCATGACGATTGATTCCTCCCAATAATTCTTGATATTTTCCTATCTTAAACGTACTTCAAAGGAAGCCACGCCGCTAGCGCCTCTATGCCCGTGTAGCCCAGACTTACCCAACAAAGATTTGCGGTGAAGCAGCGCTGCGGGAGGGTTTCCCTCCGCAGGCGACTGCTGTTAGCGCAGCGTTAGCGACGCAGGAGCGTCACCCGAAGGGTGCGTTACGCTGGCGTGACAAAGCTAAATTGTTGCAATCATGGCGATGCCTGCGGCGGGCTACGCCTACGCATTTGTTATTTCGACGAACTCATTTGTTATTTCGGCGAACTCATTTGTTATTTTGGCGAACTCATTTGTTATTTCAGCGAACTCATTTGTTATTTCGGCGAACTCATTTGTTATTTCGGCGAACTCATTTGTTATTTCGGCGAACTCATTTGTTATTTTGGTGAACTCATTTGTTATTTCGGCGAACTTATTTGTTATTTCGGCGAACTCATTTGTTATTTCGGTGAACTCATTTGTTATTTCGGCGAACTCATTTGTTATTTCGGCGAACTCATTTGTTATTTCGGCGAACTCATTTGTTATTTCGGCGAACTCATTTGTTATTTCGGCGAACTCATTTGTTATTTCGGCGATGCCTACGACTGGCTACGCCTACGCATTTGTTATTTCGACGTGTCCATAACGCACCCTACGAAAGAAACTACTAGAAGACTTGAAACCTATGCTAGGTCATACTTGTGTGTACACCGTTGCCTAAAAGGAGAGAGGTCAAAGTGTATTGCATACATAGACGCGTAGCGGCTACTCTGCGAGAACGCTAAGAGCGAACCCGCAGGGTACGAGCGATCGCCATAGTTGAATTACAGCAGAATTCAAGTATTTGAACCACATCTGTCGTAGGGGCGCAAGGCCTTGCGCCCCTACCACATGGTCTATTTACCTGAAAATAGCTGTAACTAGCAAAATCATGGTTAGAGGCAATTTGTCAATCATTCACCTTTTCAGATTTTACGCAAACAAAAAAACTCCACTTCCTAAAAGTTAGTGGAGTAACTAATCTTAGACTATGAGTAATGAATCATCGCTAATATTGATTGCTATTTGCAGTGTTCAAACTAAATTAGTCTATAGCTTTCTTAAGTTCGTCTTTAATATTTTCTACAGTGTGAGTGGCTTGGGCTTCAGCTTGCTTTGCTTGTCCTTCAGCTTTATCTTGTGGATTACCGGTTACTTCACCCACAATCTCTTGGATTTTTCCTTCAATATTTTTTGCAGTAGCTTCTACTCTTTTTT from Nostoc sp. UHCC 0926 includes these protein-coding regions:
- a CDS encoding Uma2 family endonuclease, which produces MTVIVAKWTIDEYHRMIDAGILSDRKVELLKGEIVEMSPEGEPHAYCSDESGEYLAKLLAERAKIRHAKPITLPNDSEPEPDIAIVQRLGREYREHHPYPENIFWLIEYANSSLEKDLERKSKIYAEAGILEYWVVNLKKLHLVVFREILDGEYTTKLTLTAETIQPLAFPDISVTVEQIINS
- a CDS encoding S-methyl-5'-thioadenosine phosphorylase produces the protein MPHASIGIIGGSGLYKMDALKDLEEVRVETPFGSPSDALILGTLDGTEVAFLARHGRNHTLLPSELPFRANIYAMKQLGVKYLISASAVGSLKEEAKPLDMVVPDQFIDRTKNRISTFFGEGIVAHIAFGDPICKNLAVVLADAIASLNLPQVTLHRGGTYVCMEGPAFSTKAESNLYRSWGATIIGMTNLPEAKLAREAEIAYATLALVTDYDCWHPDHDSVTVEIVLGNLLRNAVNAQKVIQETVRRLSENPPPSEAHSALQYAILTQLDKVPAATKEKLGLLLQKYL
- a CDS encoding CsbD family protein, encoding MSTEKRVEATAKNIEGKIQEIVGEVTGNPQDKAEGQAKQAEAQATHTVENIKDELKKAID